A single genomic interval of Littorina saxatilis isolate snail1 linkage group LG17, US_GU_Lsax_2.0, whole genome shotgun sequence harbors:
- the LOC138953889 gene encoding cell death regulator Aven-like — protein MRPDEHKKKRSAQHQRKQAAGGAKGGKNESDKGTSKSGKSGASNKAEKTSAPHGAYRPTPQHEKKVDLSLSPSDSEDDEQRTSQRKTFSRREISSNWAKYDIPPAEAADASAAPKGQDFNKLLHHSGSATSHFRFKDEESWEDNGSSEGGTVTQVLSLDCNKLADSLDCLPLYAQLRLDTDIFSSEQVAAMDKSANEHRAQAGLPTLHQQQDNVSSQAASKSSSTTSATSVMVSESSGTLKPSTSLTQKQQTSAIDSKNNTKSTATNLQEGSTETKTAEKKQGASFGFSDADLDSLLETSGTEKREGGGVGSTVQSENGVSREETDVTEKDLDDLLAMDASQSNGPALSSNTSQKEPKASAESEDLEDWLDSVLDS, from the exons ATGCGACCAGACGAGCACAAAAAGAAGAGAAGTGCTCAGCACCAACGAAAGCAAGCTGCTGGTGGCGCAAAAGGAGGGAAAAACGAGAGTGATAAAGGCACGTCAAAGTCTGGTAAATCGGGTGCTTCAAATAAGGCGGAGAAGACATCAGCTCCGCACGGCGCCTACCGTCCAACACCTCAGCATGAAAAGAAAGTGGACTTGTCGCTCTCACCGTCTGACAGTGAG GATGATGAACAGAGAACCTCTCAGAGGAAAACCTTTAGTCGGCGTGAAATAAGCAGCAACTGGGCAAAATATGACATACCACCTGCCGAAGCAGCTGATGCTTCAGCTGCCCCAAAGGGTCAAGATTTCAACAAACTACTGCATCATTCAG GAAGTGCCACTTCACATTTTCGCTTCAAAGATGAAGAGAGCTGGGAAGACAATGGAAGTAGCGAAGGAGGAACAGTGACACAAGTTCTGTCCCTTGACTGCAATAAGCTGGCAGACAGTTTAGATTGTCTGCCCTTATATGCTCAGCTCCGTTTGGATACAGATATCTTTTCG TCGGAACAAGTAGCTGCGATGGACAAATCAGCAAACGAGCACAGAGCTCAGGCAGGATTACCCACACTTCACCAGCAACAAGACAACGTCTCTTCACAAGCAGCCTCCAAATCATCATCGACCACGTCTGCAACCTCTGTAATGGTTTCAGAATCATCTGGTACCCTAAAGCCCTCAACTAgcctcacacaaaaacaacaaactagTGCCATAGACTCAAAGAATAACACAAAAAGTACAGCAACAAATCTGCAGGAAGGgtcaacagagacaaagactgcTGAGAAAAAGCAAGGTGCTAGCTTTGGATTTTCAGACGCTGATTTGGACAGTTTGTTGGAGACGAGTGgtacagagaagagagagggtgGTGGAGTGGGTAGCACAGTTCAGTCTGAGAATGGGGTGTCGCGAGAGGAAACGGATGTGACAGAAAAGGACTTGGACGACCTCCTTGCTATGGATGCATCACAGTCTAACGGCCCTGCCCTTAGTTCAAACACCAGTCAGAAAG aaCCAAAGGCAAGTGCAGAATCTGAAGACCTGGAAGACTGGCTGGACAGTGTCCTGGACAGCTGA